In the genome of Coturnix japonica isolate 7356 chromosome 19, Coturnix japonica 2.1, whole genome shotgun sequence, one region contains:
- the NCOR1 gene encoding nuclear receptor corepressor 1 isoform X3, which translates to MSSSGYPPNQGAFSTEQSRYPTHSVQYTFPSTRHQQEFAVPDYRSSHLEVSQATQLLQQQQQQQQQQLRRRPSLLSEFHPGSDRPQERRTGYEQQFHPGPSQTDHDSLESKRPRLEQVSDSHFQRVSAATVLPLVHPLQEGLRSADIKKDPGFGGKHEGPSSPISGQPCGEDQNASPSKLSKEELIQSMDRVDREIAKVEQQILKLKKKQQQLEEEAAKPPEPERPVSPPPVEQKHRSIVQIIYDENRKKAEEAHKIFEGLGPKVELPLYNQPSDTKVYHENIKTNQVMRKKLILFFKRRNHARKQREQKICQRYDQLMEAWEKKVDRIENNPRRKAKESKTREYYEKQFPEIRKQREQQERFQRVGQRGAGLSATIARSEHEISEIIDGLSEQENNEKQMRQLSVIPPMMFDAEQRRVKFINMNGLMEDPMKVYKDRQFMNVWTDHEKEIFKEKFVQHPKNFGLIASYLERKNVPDCVLYYYLTKKNENYKALVRRNYGKRRGRNQQQIARPSQEEKVEEKVEEDKAEKADKKDEEKKDEEEKDEKEESKENTKEKDKTEVATEETEEREQATPRGRKTANSQGRRKGRITRSMTNEAAQASAAAAAATEEPPPPLPPPPEPSSTEPVETSRWTEEEMEVAKKGLVEHGRNWAAIAKMVGTKSEAQCKNFYFNYKRRHNLDSLLQQHKQKSSRRPREERDVSQCESVASTVSAQEDEDIEASNEEENPEDSEGADNSSDTESAPSPTPAETAKPTEETPSESAASKMATEEAAEQESTVKPAASTSPSLTTQSVSTAESQSQTSEPQVKEEINNEAEEPMEVDSRSHSVEAKPVLNLPVHTKVEPVETEMRLPENIQVKIESDTKEREMEKPKEKSEPEEMDYSLSQQVNSARQESHSDNDSSATCSADEEVDGEPDRQGIFRESKPSLLNPAGSILVSPTIKQGQMDLQQLHHRAAVIPPMVSCSPCTVPVGTPVSGYALYQRHIKAMHESALLEEQRQRQEQLDMEYRSSVSPCGTSKSPNVEWEGKPVAYMPYAEVKRAIEQEAQVQTTATRSASPYRLSPREVNKASPQPDMNAARYSVPPVLQPAPHQVITNIPEGVRLPTTRPTRPPPPLIPSSKTSVPSEKPSFIMGGSISQGTPGTYLTSHSQASYTQETAKPSVGSISLGLPRQQESAKSASLPYIKQEEFSPRSQNSQPEGLLVRAQHEGVVRGTATIQEGSITRGTPTNKVSVETIPSLRGSITQGTPALSQSGIAADALLKGTITRLATEDSSPEKCREEASAKGHVIYEGKSGHILSYDAIKNVREGTRSPRTTHEISLKRSYDTMEGNIKQGMSLRESPVSAPLEGLICRALPRGSPHAELKERTVLSGSIMQGTPRATSESFEEGLKYPKQIKRESPPIRAFEGAITKGKPYDGVTTIKEMGRSIHEIPRQDLLSQESRKTPEIVQTARPIIEGSISQGTPIKYESNSGQSAIKHNVKSLITGPSKLPRGMPQLEMVPENVKVVERGKYEDVKTGDAVRSRHTSVVSSGPSVLRSTLHETPKSQLSPGIYDDTNARRTPVNYQSPMSRSSPMMNRVSEAGISSGKSANHERKNTLTPTQRESVPAKSPVPGVDPVVAHSPFDPHHRGATPEVYRSHLPPHLDPAMPFHRALDPAAAAYLFQRQLSPTPGYPSQYQLYAMENTRQTILNDYITSQQMQVNLRPDVTRGLSPREQTLALPYAGARGIIDLNNMAPTILVPHPGGTSTPPMERITYIPGTQLTFPPRPYNPASLSPGHPTHLAASAAASAEREREREREKERERERERERERERERERERERITSVPAELYLRPGTEQPGRPGSHGYVRSPSPSVRSQENILQQRPSIFQGTNGTSVITPLDPAAQLRIMQLTPGAPSITQGLPASRYNTAADALAALVDAAASAPQMEVAKAKDAKHEGTRIEENVGRRSAVVTEQQQMEQKTLEVEKRAVQCPYTSANFSGGKSQGQSSTVVYSEAGKEKGPPPKSRYEEELRTRGKTTITAANFIDVIITRQIASDKDARDRGSQSSDSSSSLSSHRYEAPGDAIEVISPANSPIPTQEKLQPYQQETPKPSQAESDPNRQYEGTIHRYRAQQEPPPSPQQPPPPSSQAEGMAHVPRTHRLITLADHICQIITQDFARNQAASQASLQPPTTTFQNSTPAPTPVSTRAKTSNRYSPESQSQPVHHQRPGARVSPENLSDKSRGRPGKSPERSHVSSEPYEPISPPQVPVVHEKQENVLLLSQRAEPTEQRTDSRSPGGISYLPSFFTKLENTSPMVKSKKQEIFRKLNSSGGGDSDMATAQPGTEIFNLPAVTTSDPASNLGLEDIIRKALMGNFDDKSEDHGVVMSQSIAVAPGNSSAVVSASNETRREEANPSPNSGGAVSKQKLIGKSNSRKSKSPIPGQGYLGSERPSSVSSVHSEGDYHRQTPVWAWEDRPSSTGSTQFPYNPLTMRMLSSTPPTSIACAPPSMSQATTHQQNRIWEREPAPLLSAQYETLSDSDD; encoded by the exons aaaaaagcagaagaagctCACAAGATTTTTGAAGGTCTTGGTCCCAAAGTTGAACTG CCGCTTTACAACCAGCCGTCAGACACAAAGGTCTACCATGAAAACATCAAAAC aaaccAGGTGATGAGGAAAAAGctaatactattttttaaaagaagaaatcacgCAAGAAAACAACGG gaacagaaaatctGCCAACGTTATGATCAGCTGATGGAAGCATGGGAGAAAAAAGTTGACAGGATAGAAAATAATCCACGCAGGAAAGCTAAGGAGAGCAAAACAAGAGAGTACTATGAGAAACAATTCCCAGAAATCCGGAAGCAGAGAGAACAACAAGAACGATTTCAGAG AGTTGGTCAAAGAGGGGCTGGACTTTCAGCAACTATTGCTAGAAGCGAACATGAGATTTCTGAAATCATTGATGGGCTTTCTGAGCAGGAG aataatgaaaaacaaatgcgTCAGCTCTCAGTCATTCCTCCCATGATGTTTGATGCAGAACAGAGACGAGTGAAGTTTATTAATATGAATGGTCTGATGGAGGATCCCATGAAAGTTTATAAAGACAGACAGTTCATGAATGTCTGGACGGACCACgagaaagagatttttaaagaaaa GTTTGTCCAACATCCCAAGAACTTTGGTCTAATTGCTTCCTACCTGGAACGAAAG AATGTTCCTGACTGTGTGCTCTACTATTATTTGACTAAGAAGAATGAGAATTACAAAGCCCTTGTGCGAAGGAATTATGGTAAACGCAGAGGGAGAAACCAG CAACAAATTGCTCGTCCTTCTCAAGaggaaaaagtagaagaaaaggTAGAAGAggataaagcagaaaaagcagacaaaaaagatgaggaaaagaaagatgaggaggaaaaggatgAGAAGGAGGAATCTAA GGAGAATAccaaagaaaaggacaaaactGAGGTTGCCACAGAGGAAACGGAGGAAAGGGAGCAGGCCACTCCTAGGGGCCGAAAAACTGCAAATAGTCAAGGTCGTCGTAAGGGCAGAATCACCAGATCAATGACAAATGAAGCTGCACAagcaagtgctgctgcagctgcagccactgaaGAGCCACCACCGCCTCTTCCACCCCCGCCAGAACCTT CTTCTACGGAGCCTGTGGAGACATCCCGCTggacagaagaagaaatggaagttgCTAAAAAAG GCCTTGTGGAACATGGACGCAACTGGGCAGCAATTGCCAAAATGGTTGGGACGAAAAGTGAAGCTCAGTGTAAAAACTTCTACTTCAACTATAAAAGGAGGCATAATCTGGACAGTCTCCTTCAACAGCACAAACAGAAG TCTTCACGAAGGCCCCGTGAGGAGCGAGATGTATCACAGTGTGAAAGCGTAGCTTCGACTGTGTCAGCTCAGGAGGATGAAGACATAGAAGCATCTAATGAGGAAGAGAATCCAGAAGACAGTGAAG gtgcTGACAATAGTTCTGATACAGAAAGTGCTCCATCTCCAACTCCAGCAGAAACTGCTAAACCAACTGAAGAAACTCCATCTGAGAGTGCTGCTTCAAAAATGGCCACCGAGGAGGCAGCAGAACAGGAATCTACTGTTAAACCTGCAGCCAGCACATCTCCCTCCTTAACAACCCAAAGTGTATCAACAGCTGAAAGTCAAAGTCAGACCTCTGAGCCGCAGgttaaggaagaaataaataatgaagcaGAAGAACCTATGGAGGTTGACAGTAGAAGCCATTCAGTTGAAGCTAAGCCTGTGCTTAATCTTCCAGTGCATACCAAAGTTGAACCTGTAGAGACTGAAATGAGGCTACCAGAAAATATTCAAGTGAAAATAGAGAGTGATaccaaagagagagaaatggagaaacCCAAGGAGAAGTCAGAACCTGAAGAAATGGACTATAGTCTGTCACAGCAGGTTAATTCAGCAAGACAAGAATCCCATTCAGATAATGATTCAAGTGCCACTTGTAGTGCTGATGAGGAAGTTGATGGAGAGCCTGACAGACAAGG taTCTTCAGGGAGTCAAAGCCCTCATTGTTAAACCCAGCTGGATCAATACTGGTGTCACCTACAATAAAGCAAGGGCAGATGGACCTACAACAGCTTCATCACCGAGCAGCTGTCATACCACCTATG GTTTCTTGCAGTCCCTGTACTGTTCCTGTTGGAACACCGGTGAGTGGTTATGCACTCTATCAACGGCACATTAAAGCAATGCATGagtcagcactgctggaggagcagcgcCAGAGGCAAGAACAGCTGGACATGGAGTATCGAAGCTCCGTAAGCCCATGTGGCACTTCCAAAAGCCCTAATGTTGAGTGGGAAG GAAAACCAGTGGCCTATATGCCCTACGCTGAGGTCAAGCGAGCAATAGAACAGGAAGCACAAGTGCAAACTACAGCAACAAGGTCAGCATCACCATACAGGCTATCTCCAAGAGAAGTCAATAAAGCCTCTCCTCAGCCTGATATGAATGCAGCTCGCTATAGCGTCCCACCAG TtctccagccagctcctcaCCAAGTAATAACCAATATCCCTGAAGGAGTCCGCCTTCCTACAACCAGACCTACCagaccaccaccaccactcATTCCATCCTCCAAAACAAGTGTGCCATCAGAAAAACCTTCTTTCATTATGGGAGGCTCAATCTCACAA GGAACACCTGGAACTTACTTAACATCTCACAGTCAAGCTTCCTATACACAAGAAACTGCGAAACCATCAGTGGGTTCCATATCACTTGGACTGCCAAGGCAGCAGGAGTCAGCCAAATCTG CTTCTCTGCCCTATATCAAACAAGAAGAATTTTCTCCCAGAAGTCAGAATTCCCAGCCTGAGGGACTTCTGGTCAGGGCACAGCATGAAGGTGTTGTTCGAG gTACTGCAACCATACAGGAGGGAAGTATTACACGAGGAACTCCAACCAATAAAGTTTCTGTTGAGACCATTCCTTCTTTGAGAGGCTCCATAACTCAG GGTACACCAGCTCTGTCCCAGTCTGGCATAGCAGCTGATGCATTATTGAAGGGGACTATTACCCGGCTAGCTACAGAAGACAGCAGCCCAGAAAAGTGCAGAGAGGAAGCTTCAGCCAAAGGCCATGTTATTTATGAAGGCAAAAGTGGGCATATTTTATCCTATGATG CTATTAAAAATGTTCGTGAAGGAACAAGGAGCCCAAGAACCACCCATgaaattagtttaaaaagaagttatgATACAATGGaaggaaatataaaacaagGAATGTCACTGCGGGAATCTCCAGTATCTGCACCACTGGAAG gttTAATATGCCGTGCACTGCCTAGGGGTAGCCCACATGCTGAACttaaagaaagaacagtgttGTCTGGCTCTATAATGCAAG GCACACCGAGAGCAACATCTGAAAGTTTCGAGGAAGGCTTGAAATATCCTAAACAGATTAAGAGGGAGTCACCTCCCATAAGGGCATTCGAAGGAGCCATCACTAAAGGGAAGCCATATGATGGAGTCACTACCATCAAAGAAATGGGCCGTTCCATCCATGAGATCCCAAGACAGGACCTGTTAAGCCAGGAGAGTCGCAAGACTCCTGAAATCGTGCAGACAGCCAGGCCAATCATAGAAGGCTCCATATCTCAG ggTACACCcataaaatatgaaagcaatTCTGGCCAGTCTGCCATCAAACACAATGTAAAATCATTAATCACTGGACCAAGCAAGCTACCCCGTGGAATGCCTCAGCTGGAAATGGTGCCAGAAAATGTGAAGGTGGTGGAGCGAGGAAAATACGAAGATGTGAAGACCGGGGATGCAGTACGTTCCCGTCACACGTCAGTAGTCAGCTCTGGTCCCTCTGTTCTCAGGTCAACTCTTCATGAAACTCCTAAATCACAACTGAGCCCTGGGATTTATGATGATACCAATGCACGGAGAACACCTGTGAACTATCAGAGTCCAATGTCTAGGAGTTCACCTATGATGAATAGAGTTAGTGAGG cTGGAATATCTTCTGGGAAGTCAGCAAatcatgaaaggaaaaacacacttACTCCCACACAGAGAGAGAGCGTGCCAGCAAAATCTCCAGTCCCAGGGGTTGATCCTGTAGTGGCTCACAGTCCTTTTGACCCTCATCATAGAGGGGCTACTCCTGAAGTCTATAGGAGTCACCTCCCTCCTCACTTAGATCCTGCTATGCCATTTCACAGGGCTCTGGATCCTG ctgctgctgcttaccTGTTCCAAAGGCAGCTCTCACCCACCCCAGGCTACCCAAGCCAGTATCAGCTTTACGCAATGGAGAATACACGACAGACAATCCTAAATGACTACATTACCTCACAGCAAATGCAAGTCAATTTACGTCCTGATGTGACCAGAGGATTATCTCCCAGAGAGCAAACTTTAGCTCTCCCATATGCAGGAGCAAGAG GAATTATTGACCTGAACAATATGGCTCCCACTATCTTAGTGCCTCATCCTGGAGGAACAAGCACACCACCCATGGAGAGAATCACTTACATCCCTGGTACTCAGCTTACATTCCCCCCTAGGCCTTACAATCCTGCTTCTCTGTCACCAG GACACCCTACACACCTggcagcttctgcagctgcaagtGCTGAAAGGGAAcgggaaagagagagggagaaggagcgggaaagggagagggaacGAGAACGAGAGCGGGAAAGAGAACGGGAGCGAGAAAGGGAGAGAATAACTTCAGTCCCTGCTGAACTTTATCTTCGGCCAG GAACAGAGCAGCCTGGCAGACCTGGAAGTCATGGATATGTTCGGTCCCCATCTCCTTCAGTTAGAAGCCAGGAAAACATACTGCAGCAAAGGCCTAGTATTTTTCAAGGAACCAATGGGACAAGTGTAATCACACCTTTGGatcctgctgctcagcttcGTATCAT GCAGCTCACCCCTGGAGCTCCCTCCATAACTCAAGGTTTACCTGCTTCCCGCTACAATACTGCTGCTGATGCCCTCGCTGCACTAGTAgatgctgcagcctctgctccGCAGATGGAAGTCGCCAAAGCAAAAGATGCCAAGCATGAAGGAACCAGAATAGAAGAGAATGTGGGACGCAGATCAGCTGTGGttactgagcagcagcagatggaacagaaaacactggAGGTAGAAAAGAGGGCTGTCCAGTGCCCCTATACGTCTGCAAATTTTTCTGGTGGCAAATCCCAGGGACAGTCTTCAACAGTAGTCTATTCAGAGGCTGGTAAAGAGAAAGGACCTCCTCCTAAATCCAGGTACGAGGAAGAGCTGAGAACTCGAGGAAAGACCACAATTACTGCTGCTAACTTCATAGATGTGATCATCACTCGACAGATTGCTTCAGACAAGGATGCACGAGATAGGGGCTCTCAAAGTTCAGATTCTTCCAGTAGTT TATCTTCTCACCGGTATGAAGCTCCTGGAGATGCCATTGAGGTGATCAGTCCTGCAAATTCACCGATACCAACTCAAGAAAAGCTACAACCCTATCAACAGGAGACACCTAAACCAAGCCAGGCAGAGA GCGACCCAAACAGGCAGTATGAGGGGACGATTCACCGTTACAGGGCACAACAGGAGCCTCCTCCTTCACCCCAGCAACCTccacctccttcctcccagGCAGAAGGGATGGCACACGTGCCCAGGACACACCGACTTATCACCCTTGCTGATCACATCTGT CAAATTATTACACAAGACTTTGCTCGGAACCAGGCAGCTTCTCAGGCCTCTTTGCAGCCTCCCACCACTACATTCCAGAACTCTACCCCTGCTCCAACACCTGTTTCTACCAGAGCAAAAACATCAAATCGCTACAGCCCTGAGTCACAGTCACAGCCTGTCCACCATCAGCGGCCAGGTGCCAGAGTGTCACCTGAGAATCTATCTGACAAGTCCCGGGGAAG ACCTGGAAAATCTCCGGAGAGGAGTCATGTTTCCTCAGAGCCCTATGAGCCAATCTCACCCCCTCAGGTCCCCGTTGTAcatgagaaacaggaaaatgttctATTGCTTTCCCAAAGAGCTGAGCCTACTGAACAGAG GACTGACTCTCGCTCTCCGGGCGGTATAAGCTACCTGCCTTCGTTTTTCACCAAACTTGAGAACACTTCACCCATGGTAAAATCCAAGAAACAAGAGATATTTCGAAAGCTGAACTCATCTGGTGGAGGCGACTCTGACATGG CAACTGCTCAGCCAGGGACTGAAATATTCAATTTGCCAGCAGTCACTACCTCAG ATCCTGCCAGTAATCTGGGTCTAGAAGACATTATTAGGAAAGCATTGATGGGAAACTTTGATGACAAGAGTGAGGATCATGGAGTTGTAATGTCACAATCCATTGCAGTAGCACCTGGCAATTCCAGTGCTGTGGTATCAGCAAGCAATGAGACACGAAGGGAAGAAGCCAATCCATCACCAAATTCAG GAGGAGCAGTCAGCAAGCAGAAGTTAATCGGCAAATCAAATAGTAGGAAGTCAAAGTCTCCGATTCCTGGACAGGGATATCTAGGATCAGAAAGACCTTCTTCTGTCTCATCTGTACATTCAGAAGGGGACTACCACAGACAGACCCCGGTGTGGGCCTGGGAAGACAGGCCTTCATCAACAG GTTCAACACAGTTTCCTTACAACCCACTGACAATGCGGATGCTCAGCAGTACGCCGCCAACATCCATCGCGTGCGCCCCACCGTCCATGAGCCAAGCAACCACTCACCAACAGAACAGGATATGGGAACGAGAGCCAGCACCACTGCTTTCAGCACAATATGAGACTCTGTCTGACAGTGATGACTGA